The following DNA comes from Flavobacterium sp. N3904.
TTCTAAATCTTTAGGTAGAAAAGCTGGTGTAAATGCAAAAGCAAGTCATATTCTTATTGGCTATGAAGGTTCACAAACTCCAAACACAAGAGAAAAAAGAACTAAAGAACAAGCAAAAGCAAAAGCAGAAGCTATTCTAGCCCAAGTAAATGCAAACCCAGACAGTTTCTTAATGTTGGCTTTTACCAATTCAGATGATTCATCTGCTCAACAAGGTGGTGATTTAGGATATTTTGGTCCAAATCAAATGGTTAAACCTTTTAACGATTTCGTGTTCAATAACGGTATTGGAAAAGTAGGATTGGTAGAAACACAATTTGGTTACCATATTATCAAAATTACTGACAAACAAGATGGAATTCGTTTGGCTACTGTAGCTCAAAAAATTGAAGCTTCAGAAGCTACATCAGATAAAGTTTTTGAACAAGCTACAAAATTTGAAATGGCTGTTGCCGACAAAGATTTTGATAAAACTGCAAAAGACATGGCACTTACTATTGCTCCAACAGTTACTGTTAAAGCAATGGATGAAAATTTTGGTTCAATTGGAAATCAAAGAACTATTGTAAGATGGGCATTTGAAAAAGATTCAAAAGAAGGAGCTGTAAAAAGATTTGAAGTGGCTAATTTAGGTCACGTAATTGCAAAAGTTAAATCTATTGATAATTCAGGGTTAGTTCCAGTGGATCAGGTAAGACCTTATGTAGAACCAATTCTTAAAAACAAGAAAAAAGCAGAATTGCTAAAAGCAAAAATGAACGGTTCTTCTTTAGAGGCTATTGCAAAAGCAACAGGTTCGACTGTACAACAAGCGACTGATGTTACTTTGGAAAATCCAGTTCTAACAGGTGGTGTTGGTCAAGAGCCAAAAGTAGTAGGAAATGCATTTGCATTGGCTGCTAATAAACTATCAGCTCCAATCGAAGGAGTTACGGGAGTTTATGTTGTAAAAAATATAAGTACTGTAAAAGCACCGGCATTGAAAAGTTATGCTCCAAATGTTGCTAAACTAAAAGCGCAAAACGCTTCGGATGTAAACAGAGTACTTCCTGCCTTGAAAGAAGATGCAGACATTAAAGACAATAGAAAAGATTTTAATTACTAAACGGTAATTATCTAAACATAAAAAACCCGATACTTCTTATTGAAAGTATCGGGTTTTTGATTTTGTATATTCTTATGATTTTACTAGTTATAAAATCATTTCATTATATGGAATTATTGTTTCATATCCTTTTGAAATGAAATAAGGTTTGGGGTCATCTTCAGAGATAGCTAAAACAAAATCGCCTCCCCAAGCACCAAGACTTTTTATCGTTCCATTAAAATCTGGAAATAATATTTCTTTAACGGTTTTGGTTTCCAGAATTGAACTTAGTTGCTTTTCATGATTTTGAAGTACTTTAGAAAAAACATCTATATTTTTTGCTTCTAAAACGGTTTCTGTTATTTGGTTTATAGCTTCTTTTTGGGTTTTCAAATTATTTTTTTTCTCTTTATACGAAGCAATAGCATTTTTACTACTTTGTTTTTGATTGAGATAAACAAAGTATAGGCTTTTTGAAAAACTAGGTTCGAAATGTACTTTATCGACAATAGGTTTTCCTTGTTCTAAATGATAAACGATTGGAAAGTCATTTTGCGCACAGGCAATATCGTAGCCACTGCCTCCAAAGCTATTTTTAAGCAGCTCAAAGGCATTTATTTCGAACCATTGAGCAATATTATTAATTAAGGTTGAAGAGGTGCCTAATCCCCATTTTCTCGGAAAGGTCAATTGGGTTGAAACAGTGTAACCTTCCGAAGAATCTATTGGTTTCGGATTTAATAGATAAGCTTCGTGCAAAATAGTAATCAATGTAGTTTTTACGGATTCTTTTTCAAGAGCTGGATTCTTTTTTATTGCTGAATATGAAATTATTTCATCAAACCAAACGCTTTCATCGGCATCATAACTGGTCCATTTTATTTCTTGATTGGAGCTTTTTTCTACAATTAAGTTTTGCCCAAATTTTGTTGGCAATGCCAATGCTTTTGCGCCATCAAGAACTAAATATTCTCCGGTGATTAATAGTTTTCCGTTGCTGTAAAATGTTTTTTTCAATGCTTTGATTTAATGACTGTTCTATGATTGGGAATTATTTTCTAAGTTGTTCAATAAAATCCACTACTGCACTATGGGAAACAATATGGTGTTTGAAATGTTTTTTTATCAAAACACGTTCTTCGTCATTGGCTTCAAACTGGTTTAGAATATTGTTCAAATGCATTTTCATGTGACCGTCTTGAATTCCGGTTGTCGTCAAGGAGCGCAATGCTGCAAAATTTTGTGCCAAGCCCGCAACAGCAACAAACTGCATTAATTCTATGGCAGAAGGTTTTTCGAGCATTTCCAATGATAATTTTACTAATGGATGCAGCGAAGTCAAGCCGCCTACAGTTCCTAATGCCAGTGGGACTTCTAGCCAAAAACTGAAAATTCCATTTTCTATTTTAGCATGAGAGAGACTCGAGTATTGTCCTTTTCTTGAAGCATATGCATGTATTCCTGCTTCAACTGCTCGAAAATCATTACCTGTAGCAAGCACAACAGCATCTATTCCGTTCATGATTCCTTTGTTGTGGGTTACCGCTCTAAAGGGTTCTACTTCTGCAATTTGAACAGCTTGAATAAATTTTTCTGCAAATTCTTGTGGGTTCTCAATGTGCTTTTCGACCAGATCTTCAACAGGACAAGAAACTTCGGCCCGAACAATACAATTGGGAACATAATTGGAAAGAATGCTCATGACAACTTCGATAGCTTTTTCTTCTTTCGAAAAAAGATCATAAACAAGTGCTTTTTCCTTTAATGTTTTGGCAAACTGCTCCAAACAAGAATTTATAAAATTGGCTCCCATGCTATCTTTGGTTTCAAAAGTAGCGTGCAGTTGATAGTAATTTGGGATTAGATTGGTTTTGTCCTTTAAAACAATATCCAATATTCCTCCGTCTCTTTTTTGCATATTTTTTGTAATGCTTTCAGTGTCTTCAAAAAAAGTAGTTTTATATTGTGCAAAAAACAGAACCAATTTGGATTTGTCACCTTTAAAAATAAAATGAACTTGGCCTATTTTTTCAGTATCAAGTACAGTGGCTTTAAAACCACCGCGAGTTGACCAAAATTTAGCAGCTTTTGCGGCAGCGGCAACCACAGAACTTTCTTCAATTGCCATTGGTATTGTGCTATACTTGCCATTAATCAGGAAATTGGGAGCAACGCCCAACGGAATATAAAAATTTGAAATGGTGTTTTCTATAAATTCATCGTGAAGTTTTTGAATTTTCTCGTCAGAATTCCAATAGTTTTTAAGTAATGCAATTGCTTCATTTGGAGTTGAAAAATAGTGATTGGCAATCCAGTTTATTTTTTCTTCTTTGGATAATTTAGAAAATCCAGCAACAGCGTTGTTCATGTTTTTTATATTAAAGAGTAACTAAAACAAAGATACACATTCCTTTTCATTGTGTTTTTCTAATTTCATTTGTATTTTGAACCAGAAAGGATTTAATTTGTATTTCAATCATTTTTGAAATTAAATTTAGATACAATAATGGAAGTACATCATCACGGACACATCGAGCATAATACTTTATGGAAGCAATATTTGTCACAATTTTTAATGCTTTTTTTGGCTGTTTTTTGTGGGACTTTGGCCGAATATTATTTAGATCATAATCTGGAAAATGAAAAAGAGGAACAATATGCCGTATCAATGATTCAGGATCTTGATGAGGATCTTGTAAATATTGATGTCGATTTAAAAAACAAAACTGATAGAATTCACAATGCAGATTCTTTGACTGCATTACTGTTTTCTGGAAATAAAAATAACAATGCTAAAATCTATTATTTGGCGAGAAAGATATCTGTTTTGGGCAAAAGCTATATAATGACCGACGGAACTTTGATGGAATTGAAAAGTTCCGGAAATCTTCGATTAATAAAAAGTAAAGCTTTGGTTGACAGCATTCAGTCTTATTACAATATATATCAACAATTTCAAAAAAGTCAAATTTTTGCAATGGAAGAGCTCAATTATTACAGAGAGCAGATGATTCAGGTTTTTGATGTAAGGGTTTTTGACACCATGATAAATCGTTTTCCGGAAATCGATATGCCAAAAGGAAATCCTGCACTTTTCAATACCGATCCAATTTTAATGAATCGATTTTTAATGCGAGTTGAATTGGCCAAAACCAGTGCGACTTTGAATGTACAGACTTTAAAAAAATTACGGGCAAGTGCTGTAAAGTTAAGAGCTGTTTTGAATAATAAGTATAATGTAGAGTGAGGATTTGTTTTTTTGAATAAATTGACGAATACCATTATTTGTATTTATATCTCAATGTTTTATTATGTAATATTTAAAGTTAGACGAACTACAGTGCGAATTGTTTGATTGTTTAACTTTTTTTATTTTAGAATAATTTAAAATGAGTTAAAAAATAGTTTTTTATAACATTTAACACATCAAAAGTGTTTTATATGTAAATTTTTCACTAAAATTGTGACTTTTATAACTCAATCTATATTATGAATTCAAGCAAGCTTACTACGTTACTTTTGTTCTTGTGTTTTACTGTTTTTGGACAACAAAAAATAACTGTTGATGCCATTTTTACAGGCGCTTTTCGTCCCAAAGGAATGGAAGAGTTGCAGTCAATGAAAAATACCAATCAATATACGGTATTGAATTTTGATAGAGCTTCAAAAAGTATGCAAATCGATCTTTATGATTTTGCAACATTAAAAAAAGTGTCAACACTTATTGATACAAAAGACCACAAAGAGTTGCCAATGATTGAAAGTTATACTTTCGACGCTGAAGAAAAGCTGATTTTATTGGCTTGTAACAATAATCAAATCTATCGTCATTCCTTTACTGCCGATTATTATTTATACAATACCACAAACAAGGAACTTACCAAGTTATTTGATTTTCAGGTTCAGGAGCCAACCTTTTCGCCAGACGGCAAAAAGATTGCTTATGGAAAAGAAAATAATTTATTTGTGTATGATATTGCTTCAAAACAATCTATAGCCATTACTACTGATGGGAAAAAGAATGCAATAATTAATGGAATTACGGATTGGGTTTACGAAGAAGAATTTGCTTTTGTTAGAGCATTTGATTGGAGTAAAGACAGTAAAAAGATAGCCTTCGTCCGTTTTGATGAAAGCGAAGTTCCTGAATTCTCAATGTCTATTTTTCAAAAAGATTTGTATCCAACAATCGAGACATTCAAATATCCAAAAGCTGGAGAAAAAAACTCTCTTGTTTCTTTGCATTTATATGATGTAACTACTAAAGCGGTAAAAAATGTAGATTTAGGAAAATATAATGATTTTTATATTCCAAGAATAGAATGGACCAACGATGCAAACGTTTTGTGTGCCAAAATATTAAATCGCCATCAAGATAATTTGGATTTGTTGTTTGTTGATGGAACTACTGGAGCAACAAAAGTTATTTTGAACGAAACCGAAAAAGGATATATTGATTATATTGATACTGATAACTTAACGTTCTTAAAGGACAATAGCTTTATTTGGACCAGCGAAAAAGATGGTTTCAATCACATTTATGTTTATGATAAAACTGGAAAACTTAAAAATCAAGTTACCAAAGGAAACTGGGAAGTAACTTCCTATTATGGTTTTGACGAAAAAACAAATACTGTTTTTTATCAATCTACAGAGAATGGTTCAATCAACAGAGATGTGTATCGCATTAATTTGAATGGAAAAAACAAAGTGCGTTTGTCTCAAAATACAGGAACAAATGGCGCTACTTTTAGTCCTAATTTTCAGTTTTTCATCAATTCTTTTTCTAGTGCCATTGCACCACCAACCTACACTTTGAACGATTCGAAAGATGGGAAACAAATTCAGGTTATTGTAAATAATGATGCATTGGTAGAAAAGTTAAAAGCCTATAATTTGCCTTCAAAAGAGTTTTTTGTTTTAAAAACCGACAAAGGAAATGAATTAAACGCATGGATGTTGAAGCCTAAAGATTTTGACGCATCAAAAAAATATCCGGTTTTTATGTACCAATATTCTGGTCCGGGATCGCAACAAGTAAACAATGATTGGAATGGTGCCGATGATTATTGGTTTATGATGTTAACCCAACAAGGATATATTGTGGCTTGTGTAGATGGAAGAGGGACAGGTTTTAAAGGTGCTGAGTTCAAAAAAATGACCCAAAAAGAATTAGGAAAATACGAAGTGGAAGACCAAATTGATGCTGCCAAAGTTATTGGAAATTATCCTTACGTTGATAAATCTAGAATTGGAATCTTTGGTTGGTCTTACGGAGGATTTATGGCGTCCAACTGTATTTTCCAAGGAGCAGATGTATTTAAAATGGCAATTGCGGTAGCTCCAGTAACCAACTGGCGTTTTTACGATAGCATTTATACAGAAAGATACATGCAAACACCACAAGAAAATGCAAGTGGTTACGATAATAATTCCCCAATAAATCATGTAGATAAATTGAAAGGTAAATTCTTGTTGATACACGGATCTGGTGATGATAATGTACATGTGCAAAATTCTATGCAAATGATGGAGGCTTTAATTCAAGCAAACAAGCAATTTGATTCTCAAATTTATCCAGATAAAAACCACGGTATTTATGGTGGAAAAACCAGAATTCAACTGTATACCAAAATGACTAACTTTATCAAAGAGAATTTATAACCCAAATCACAAATACCAAATCAAAACCAAAAACAAAAAATGACAGAAATTCAAACAAAAACAGCACATCCAAAAGGACTTTGGGTGCTATTTGGAACCGAAATGTGGGAACGTTTCAACTTTTATGGAATGCGAACTTTATTGGTTCTTTTTCTTGTAAATTCCTTAATGATGAAAGAAGAAGATGCTTCCTTAATTTATGGAGGTTTTCTAGGTCTTTGTTATTTGACTCCAATGCTTGGAGGTTTTATTTCAGATCGTTTTTTTGGAAATAGAAATTGTATTATGCTCGGTGGATTGATGATGGCTGTTGGGCAATTATTGTTATTTACCAGCGCAAGTGTCTTTGGAGAAAATCTTGGTTTAGCAACAACCATTATGTATTCTGGACTAGGAGTTATTATTTTTGGAAACGGATTTTTCAAACCTAATATTTCGAGTATGGTAGGTAGTTTGTATCCAAAACAGGAAAAAAGCAAATTGGATACTGCCTTTACTATTTTCTATATGGGAATTAATTTAGGGGCTTTCTTGGGTCAATTCATTTGTCCTTTGATTGGAGATGTTAAAAGCGTAGGTGGAGTCCGAGATATTCACGCTTTTAAATGGGGATTCCTTGCTGCTGCAATCGCGATGCTCCTTGGAACTTTGGTGTTTTACTTTTTGAAAAATAAATATGTGGTTACTCCAGAAGGGAAACCATTAGGGGGATTGCCTTCTAAAAATGTGTCTTCAGATTACGAAGAAGGAGAGGCTCAAAGCGCTGTTTTCACTCATAAATCTTTAATAGTATCAGTAATTGCTTTTGTTGGTTTGTTTTTATTGTTCCATTTTTCTGTAGATGGTGAAAATGTAGTTAAAACGATTATTTATCCAATAATTTACGCAAGTGGTATTACATTGGCAGGTTTGATTTTGTCGGACAGTTCATTGACAAAAGTAGAAAGAGACAGAATTATTGTAATTTATATAATTTCCTTCTTTATTATATTCTTCTGGGCTGCTTTTGAACAAGCAGGTTCATCATTGACTTTTATTGCCGATAACCAAACTGACAGGAACTTTTTCGGTTGGCCAATGCCGGCTTCTATGGTGCAAATTTTCAACGGATTATTCGTTGTTGCTTTAGCGGTTCCATTCAGTATGTTGTGGGATAAATTAAGAGCGAATGATAAAGAACCTATTTCTCCAGTAAAATTAGCTTTGGGATTATTATTAATTACGGTGAGTTTCTTTATGATTGCTACTCAAGTAAAAGATCTTGGAACTTCTGGGTTGTTGGCTATTAAATGGTTAATCCTATTATATTTATTGAATACTTGTGCAGAATTATGTTTATCACCAATCGGTTTGTCATTGGTTGGAAAATTATCCCCAAAACGTTTCTCTTCTTTATTATATGGAGTGTTTTTCTTGTCTAATGCATCAGGATATGCCTTAGCTGGAACTTTGGGTTCTATATTGCCAGCAACTGGAGATAAATTCAATAAAGCAAAAGAATTAGGAATAGATTTGCAGGCAGTATTGGATAAAAAAATAACACTAACAACAGAACAAATTCAATTATTGGATACGAATCAAATCATGGATCATAATCCAATTTTTGCAGGTTTTGAAATTCATAATTTATTCGAATTCTTTATGGTATTTGTTATTTTGACAGGACTTGCAGCGTTAATTTTATTCGCACTAACTCCATTTTTGAAAAAAATGATGCACGGTGTTCGATAATTTAATGATATAAAAATATTGTAAAACATCATCTTTTTGATTCAATCAAGAAGATGATGTTTTTTATTTACGTACTTAAAATAATTATAATGGAACAAAATTTAAGTTTAGAGCAAATACAAAATTTTAAAGGAAAATATCCCAAACAATTGTGGTATTTGTTTTTTAGCGAAATGTGGGAGCGTTTTTGTTTCTACGGAATGCGAGGAATGTTGGTTGTATTTATGGTGGGTCAATTGGGGATGAACGATAGAATTGCCAACTTGCAATATGGAGCTACTCAAGCATGGGTGTATGCATTTACATTTATCGGTGGTTTGTTTGCCGATAAGATTTTAGGCCTACGAAAATCGCTGTTCTGGGGTGGAATTTTAATGATAGTCGGTAGCGTTATTTTATCAATCGATCCCAAAAGTTACTTTTTTATAGGTATTGGATTTACGATTGTGGGAACAGGTTTTTTCAAACCCAATATTTCATCCATGGTCGGACAATTGTACAAAGAAGGTGATCCCAGACGGGATGCCGGTTTTTCGTTTTTTTATATGGGAGTGAATCTTGGTGCATTAATTGGAGGATATATTTGTATTGCAGTTGCTGAGGGGTCCATGTGGCAATCTATGGTTCCGGAACATCTGCGTTGGAATGTTGGTTTTGGTTTTGCTGCAATTGTAATGATTATTAGTCTTTTGACTTTTACACAAACGCAAAAATCCTTAGGTACAATAGGTCTTTCTCCATTAGCTGATATCGAAGCTTCTAAACGAAAAAAATCGGAAGTATTAACGTATGTTGGTTCCTTGTTGATTATTCCTGTAATTATCATCATGGTTGCCAATACGGTTTATACAGATTATTTTATGATGTTTATCGGGCCTGCTTCAATTTTGTATTTATTGTATGAAATGAAAAACTTTTCAGCAGCCGAAAACAAGAAATTATTTGCTGCTTTGGTTTTCATCATATTTTCCATTTTCTTTTGGGCGTTTTTTGAACAAAGCGGAGGTTCATTGAGTCTTTTCGCCGTGAATAATCTTAACAATACTATTCTTGGGGTAAAATTAAGTCCAAATGGGGTAAATAATTCTGCGAATTCTTTCTTTGTAATTGGTTTTGCTGCCTTGGTAGGATTGGTTTGGTTGTGGATGGCTAAAAGAAAAATTGAACCTAATACGGTTATTAAATTTGGTTTGGCATTTTTGTTTCTAGCTGCCGGTTTTTGGATTTTTTATTACACTAAATTTTTCGCAGGAGCAGATGGTAGAACATCTTTGGGATTGTTTACTTTCGGTTGGTTCATTATCACTTTTGGGGAACTATGTTTATCACCAATTGGAATGTCTGCCATGACAAAATTGTCTCCTTTGAAAACCCAGGCGGTTATCATGGGAATGTGGTTTCTGGCCAGTGCTTACGGCCAATATTTTGCAGGACTATTAGGTGCCAATATTGCAGAAGCATCAGAGCATGCTACCAATCTTGAAAAATTAAATGTATATGCAGATGGGTATAAACAATTGGGTATTTATGCTTTGATTGCTGGGATAGTTTTAATAGTTATTTCTCCGTTAGTTAAGAAATTAATGCAAGAAGTAAAGTAGCAGACAAATTTTGGTATTATTTTTGTTTAGATTTGTAAATAAAATAACCATTAGGAAGCTAACATGATGAAAATTTTACCTTTTTGCAACCCTAATTTTACGTAAAAATTAATAA
Coding sequences within:
- a CDS encoding peptidylprolyl isomerase, encoding MAVLSKIRQHSAIMIGVIALALFSFIIQDLFTKGNFGKSSKDVGSINGKDISFEDFRIKVSNVEKSGQGISATEASKRVWDQEVSVALLSAEFDKLGLRVGENHILDVLKADPNIGKNPMFLNAAGIFDVAKFKEYFKSNPEQAQYLKDREQDAELNAKFQIYNTLIKSGIYTTDSEGKFNYEMGANKVNFAYVAGLYSTIKDSEVKVTDAEIVEYMKLNPKKFKSEETRKVEYVLIEDKASPADENEIKSKITALLSGSVVYNQATGKNDTVAGFRTTTNVIDFVNSNSDVPYDSTYVPKNNLPAVDADQLYNLAPGSVYGPYIFGKYYCISKSLGRKAGVNAKASHILIGYEGSQTPNTREKRTKEQAKAKAEAILAQVNANPDSFLMLAFTNSDDSSAQQGGDLGYFGPNQMVKPFNDFVFNNGIGKVGLVETQFGYHIIKITDKQDGIRLATVAQKIEASEATSDKVFEQATKFEMAVADKDFDKTAKDMALTIAPTVTVKAMDENFGSIGNQRTIVRWAFEKDSKEGAVKRFEVANLGHVIAKVKSIDNSGLVPVDQVRPYVEPILKNKKKAELLKAKMNGSSLEAIAKATGSTVQQATDVTLENPVLTGGVGQEPKVVGNAFALAANKLSAPIEGVTGVYVVKNISTVKAPALKSYAPNVAKLKAQNASDVNRVLPALKEDADIKDNRKDFNY
- a CDS encoding GYDIA family GHMP kinase — encoded protein: MKKTFYSNGKLLITGEYLVLDGAKALALPTKFGQNLIVEKSSNQEIKWTSYDADESVWFDEIISYSAIKKNPALEKESVKTTLITILHEAYLLNPKPIDSSEGYTVSTQLTFPRKWGLGTSSTLINNIAQWFEINAFELLKNSFGGSGYDIACAQNDFPIVYHLEQGKPIVDKVHFEPSFSKSLYFVYLNQKQSSKNAIASYKEKKNNLKTQKEAINQITETVLEAKNIDVFSKVLQNHEKQLSSILETKTVKEILFPDFNGTIKSLGAWGGDFVLAISEDDPKPYFISKGYETIIPYNEMIL
- a CDS encoding hydroxymethylglutaryl-CoA reductase, degradative; the encoded protein is MNNAVAGFSKLSKEEKINWIANHYFSTPNEAIALLKNYWNSDEKIQKLHDEFIENTISNFYIPLGVAPNFLINGKYSTIPMAIEESSVVAAAAKAAKFWSTRGGFKATVLDTEKIGQVHFIFKGDKSKLVLFFAQYKTTFFEDTESITKNMQKRDGGILDIVLKDKTNLIPNYYQLHATFETKDSMGANFINSCLEQFAKTLKEKALVYDLFSKEEKAIEVVMSILSNYVPNCIVRAEVSCPVEDLVEKHIENPQEFAEKFIQAVQIAEVEPFRAVTHNKGIMNGIDAVVLATGNDFRAVEAGIHAYASRKGQYSSLSHAKIENGIFSFWLEVPLALGTVGGLTSLHPLVKLSLEMLEKPSAIELMQFVAVAGLAQNFAALRSLTTTGIQDGHMKMHLNNILNQFEANDEERVLIKKHFKHHIVSHSAVVDFIEQLRK
- a CDS encoding S9 family peptidase translates to MNSSKLTTLLLFLCFTVFGQQKITVDAIFTGAFRPKGMEELQSMKNTNQYTVLNFDRASKSMQIDLYDFATLKKVSTLIDTKDHKELPMIESYTFDAEEKLILLACNNNQIYRHSFTADYYLYNTTNKELTKLFDFQVQEPTFSPDGKKIAYGKENNLFVYDIASKQSIAITTDGKKNAIINGITDWVYEEEFAFVRAFDWSKDSKKIAFVRFDESEVPEFSMSIFQKDLYPTIETFKYPKAGEKNSLVSLHLYDVTTKAVKNVDLGKYNDFYIPRIEWTNDANVLCAKILNRHQDNLDLLFVDGTTGATKVILNETEKGYIDYIDTDNLTFLKDNSFIWTSEKDGFNHIYVYDKTGKLKNQVTKGNWEVTSYYGFDEKTNTVFYQSTENGSINRDVYRINLNGKNKVRLSQNTGTNGATFSPNFQFFINSFSSAIAPPTYTLNDSKDGKQIQVIVNNDALVEKLKAYNLPSKEFFVLKTDKGNELNAWMLKPKDFDASKKYPVFMYQYSGPGSQQVNNDWNGADDYWFMMLTQQGYIVACVDGRGTGFKGAEFKKMTQKELGKYEVEDQIDAAKVIGNYPYVDKSRIGIFGWSYGGFMASNCIFQGADVFKMAIAVAPVTNWRFYDSIYTERYMQTPQENASGYDNNSPINHVDKLKGKFLLIHGSGDDNVHVQNSMQMMEALIQANKQFDSQIYPDKNHGIYGGKTRIQLYTKMTNFIKENL
- a CDS encoding peptide MFS transporter, with translation MTEIQTKTAHPKGLWVLFGTEMWERFNFYGMRTLLVLFLVNSLMMKEEDASLIYGGFLGLCYLTPMLGGFISDRFFGNRNCIMLGGLMMAVGQLLLFTSASVFGENLGLATTIMYSGLGVIIFGNGFFKPNISSMVGSLYPKQEKSKLDTAFTIFYMGINLGAFLGQFICPLIGDVKSVGGVRDIHAFKWGFLAAAIAMLLGTLVFYFLKNKYVVTPEGKPLGGLPSKNVSSDYEEGEAQSAVFTHKSLIVSVIAFVGLFLLFHFSVDGENVVKTIIYPIIYASGITLAGLILSDSSLTKVERDRIIVIYIISFFIIFFWAAFEQAGSSLTFIADNQTDRNFFGWPMPASMVQIFNGLFVVALAVPFSMLWDKLRANDKEPISPVKLALGLLLITVSFFMIATQVKDLGTSGLLAIKWLILLYLLNTCAELCLSPIGLSLVGKLSPKRFSSLLYGVFFLSNASGYALAGTLGSILPATGDKFNKAKELGIDLQAVLDKKITLTTEQIQLLDTNQIMDHNPIFAGFEIHNLFEFFMVFVILTGLAALILFALTPFLKKMMHGVR
- a CDS encoding peptide MFS transporter, with product MEQNLSLEQIQNFKGKYPKQLWYLFFSEMWERFCFYGMRGMLVVFMVGQLGMNDRIANLQYGATQAWVYAFTFIGGLFADKILGLRKSLFWGGILMIVGSVILSIDPKSYFFIGIGFTIVGTGFFKPNISSMVGQLYKEGDPRRDAGFSFFYMGVNLGALIGGYICIAVAEGSMWQSMVPEHLRWNVGFGFAAIVMIISLLTFTQTQKSLGTIGLSPLADIEASKRKKSEVLTYVGSLLIIPVIIIMVANTVYTDYFMMFIGPASILYLLYEMKNFSAAENKKLFAALVFIIFSIFFWAFFEQSGGSLSLFAVNNLNNTILGVKLSPNGVNNSANSFFVIGFAALVGLVWLWMAKRKIEPNTVIKFGLAFLFLAAGFWIFYYTKFFAGADGRTSLGLFTFGWFIITFGELCLSPIGMSAMTKLSPLKTQAVIMGMWFLASAYGQYFAGLLGANIAEASEHATNLEKLNVYADGYKQLGIYALIAGIVLIVISPLVKKLMQEVK